A window of the Miscanthus floridulus cultivar M001 chromosome 14, ASM1932011v1, whole genome shotgun sequence genome harbors these coding sequences:
- the LOC136505489 gene encoding cyclin-D5-2-like yields the protein MTPVEAAAAVDDWSECAFSLTCEEDCADLGDGVVDDGEFFPLYNAGDEEEEEYLEQLVFKETSFCSSSSDSAADCDGDGDGDEEYPSLASEEWFRQARLAAVKWILETRGCFGFGHRTAYLAIAYFDSFLLRRRVDREAKPWAAQLLSVACVSVAAKMEECQVPALSEFHAVGYDFDSASIRRMELLVLSTLGWRMGAVTPFDFLPCFSSRVHPHGGAGAGGHVALKAIGFIFATVEAGSVLDHRPSTVAAAAILAATYGPLLTKEALGSKMSYLSPSCLIEKEHVHACYSMMVGDMNRRGSKRSLPCSGSNEIATSTYHSVLVDDDVKDTATAFATVVAARNKRIRLELTGIR from the exons ATGACgccggtggaggcggcggcggcggtggatgaCTGGTCGGAGTGCGCCTTCTCGCTGACCTGCGAGGAGGACTGCGCCGACCTCGGCGACGGCGTCGTAGACGACGGCGAGTTCTTCCCGCTCTACAATGCCGgcgacgaggaggaagaggagtacTTGGAGCAGTTGGTGTTCAAGGAGACCAGcttctgctcctcctcctccgactcAGCCGCCGactgcgacggcgacggcgacggagaCGAAGAATACCCTTCGCTCGCCTCCGAGGAGTGGTTCCGGCAAGCTCGCCTCGCCGCCGTCAAGTGGATTCTTGAA ACCCGCGGGTGCTTCGGCTTCGGCCACCGGACGGCGTACCTCGCCATCGCCTACTTTGATAGCTTCCTCCTCCGGCGACGCGTCGAT AGGGAGGCGAAGCCGTGGGCGGCGCAGCTGCTGTCCGTGGCGTGCGTGTCCGTGGCCGCCAAGATGGAGGAGTGCCAGGTGCCGGCGCTGTCGGAGTTCCACGCCGTCGGCTACGATTTCGACTCGGCGTCCATCCGCCGGATGGAGCTGCTGGTGCTGTCCACGCTCGGGTGGCGCATGGGCGCCGTCACGCCCTTCGACTTCCTCCCCTGCTTCTCCTCCCGGGTCCACCCgcacggcggcgccggcgccggcggccacgTCGCCCTCAAGGCCATCGGTTTCATCTTTGCCACGGTTGAAG CTGGTAGTGTGCTTGATCACAGGCCGTCCACTGTGGCTGCAGCTGCAATCTTGGCTGCAACCTATGGACCTCTGCTGACCAAAGAAGCACTGGGTTCCAAGATGAGCTACCTTTCTCCATCTTGTCTTATTGAGAAG GAGCATGTACATGCCTGCTACAGTATGATGGTTGGGGACATGAACAGGAGAGGTAGCAAGAGATCATTGCCATGTTCAGGCTCCAACGAGATTGCCACTAGTACATATCATTCTGTTCTTGTTGATGATGATGTTAAGGacaccgccaccgcctttgcgaCGGTGGTGGCGGCGAGGAACAAGCGGATCAGGCTGGAGCTGACGGGCATCCGTTGA